One Zingiber officinale cultivar Zhangliang chromosome 10B, Zo_v1.1, whole genome shotgun sequence genomic window, AAAGCTTGGGAAGCCTTCTTCATCCTTCACCTTGGTACTGTACCTTAAATCTCTGATCCAGTGCTGACATCCAAAAATATATAGGTGAGCAAAAGAAATCCAAAATTAATATACTTTACGTAGAACAATAAATGAATTCAAAGATGAAAGCTTTCACAATAACCAGATAATTTCGAAAATCCGCCACAACAAAAGTTTTAACTTTCCCCCAATAAAGCTCTTAGTTGAAATCAGAGGCAACATCGGAGGGGAAATAAGAATGAGGAAAAAAAACACAAAGGATACGAACAGTAAGATCAAGATTTACTTTTTAGAGGGAAAAAAAAATCCAGTTGTACACATGAGATGATTCCTCTTCTACTCAAAAGTaaataagaaaactaaaaaaGGATGGGAGAAAATTAAGATCATATCGACGAGCCATAACTTGCCTGGTAAGGGTCCGCGGGATTGTTGCGGGCGAGTATAACCTTCCCATCTCTGATGGAGAGAGAAAAGTTCGGCTCCGCCTTGGTGTAAATCCTCACCGTCGGTTGCCCATGCGACGACGGCGGAGGCGCAGCCCCTTCCTCCCAACTGTGGTGGCTCACGTGTTGAATACCGGGAAAGTGCGGGAAACCATGGTGATGATGGTGATGGTGCCCCACTTCTCCTGGGTAATCAGGAGCCGGAACGGGAGGGTATATGGGAGGCGGAGGACCGTGGTGAGACGGGTCACCGCTGTAACTCCTCTCGCCGTATGAtccaggaggaggaggagggtagATGGGAGGGGTCGGACCGTATCCATGTCCGCCCTCGTGAGACACGTGCTGCACGGCCGGTGGATAAGGGGGACCGCCGAAGTAGGGCTGATCGGGAGCTGGTGGATAGTATCCAGGCGGCGGAAAGCggcgctcctcctcctcctcctcatctcgCCGATGGTGGTGGTGACCGAGATGGCCGAAGGGGTTCATGATATCTGGATAAGGATTAGACAGAGGGCTTCTCTACGGTCATATCGACGTTATATAGCGTTAGGCATCCGAGCGCCACTCCGCTATGAAGGAAGCAGCTTCATCATGTTTTGTTTGCCGTTGGATCAGAATGAACTAGAGATCCTACCCTTCAAATGAGTTTTTATCCGAAATGAGATGACATACATAACGGACGATACGATATTAATCGGACCTCACGCTACGACATTCTAGAAACGGGCGTCATCAATCATTTCCATTCAAACGGTCATTATCAGGAGGGGAACCACTTTTGCCTTAGCTGTTAAGTATCATTGGACTATCGacaaaatttatgatttttttttaaggagGCTACATGAAATTGGACCGGGCCGGATTTGGATTTTTAGCCCGTGGATTCAATTCAGCCAATTTTGATTACTTTTATattagatttaatttatattattcaaagtatgctatttaaaaaataaattgttaatCCTGGTATTTGGCTCTTCAGTCCAATCAATTTTGAAGAAGGATAATCCAACCCATCTAGTAAATTTGGAAACCGCGTAGAGTCCAATGTCactattataatatataataattttaataaaaaagttAACTAAATTATTGAGAGTAATTTAATCGAAGCTTCTTTAGTATAGGATCAGCTTTAGCCaaacctgaaaaaaaaaaaaaacccctctAAGCCTAAAAATAGGGGAAAATTTTTACTGAAAGTGCAATATTTATTAGAAATTTTAACGGCTTCGTAGAACTCAAAATCTGCAAACTTAAGCAAGCGTTGAGAGTGCAATGATATATTTAACACTAATTTGAAGTTATTTTAATTGATgttaattagatgaattatttatttaagtatcagttaaataaatagaatttatttaaattgttaattaaataaatttaaattgttaaataagtcaaaaatactaattatttaagataatttaatttaattaatgtttAAAATACTAATTATTTTATAGGCAAATTGCCCTAAACTCCCTGTTTGTAAATTTAACTTCCTTTTTAATCTTGTGTCATAAAAAATTTATTCTCACTACgtaatttttctttaactttTCTTTGCTTCCTATCTCTTTTAACTCCTTAATATACATAG contains:
- the LOC122029700 gene encoding ricin B-like lectin R40G3 yields the protein MNPFGHLGHHHHRRDEEEEEERRFPPPGYYPPAPDQPYFGGPPYPPAVQHVSHEGGHGYGPTPPIYPPPPPGSYGERSYSGDPSHHGPPPPIYPPVPAPDYPGEVGHHHHHHHGFPHFPGIQHVSHHSWEEGAAPPPSSHGQPTVRIYTKAEPNFSLSIRDGKVILARNNPADPYQHWIRDLRYSTKVKDEEGFPSFSLINKVTGEAVKHSIGATHPVRLISYNPNYLDESVLWAESKDLGDGFRCIRMVNNIRLNFDAFHGDKNHGGVKDGTIVVLWEWLKGDNQRWKIVPH